The genomic interval AGATTATTTATGTGAAAAAAGATGGCTCTATATCCCAGCGGACGGTTCTTGTGTATGGAGTAACACCCACATACATTAGGGCGTATTGTTTAAGAAAGAAGCAGCCGCGCATTTTTAAAGTGGATTCTATCCTAGCTGCCTCCTTTGAGTTGAAAACAGCAAAATTATATGCGTAAAAGCTTTTCTCTTTGGAGAAGAGTTTTTTTATATGGACGAAATTAGTCATTATTCCTTTTAAAACATATAGACATAAAGAGAGAGAAAGTGTTGGATTGAATAAAAATATAAGCGTTTTATAATGGGGAAGGGGGAGAAACAATGGACCGATTTGCGTTTAATGAATTTGCGAAAGAGAGGATTATCCAAAGTGTAATTACGATAAGGGGGAATAGATATCCATCCTTTTCATTGAAGTATCCAGCGTTTTATTATTTTTATTTTGATGATCTATCGATAAAAATCAAGCGAAATACTGCTTTTTTGTTTATACAAAAGAAAAAATTTATCAGTGAAATAAATTACAAGGAAATCAGCAGAGTGAAAATCAGTATTATACAGAAATTAACCAATGTTATGCATGTTCCGACAAAAGTACTTCAAGCAGAAATAATTCTTTTCCTAAAATATGGAGAAATTTATCATCTCGATTGTGAAAGTATCGGTGTCTTTCCAGCGTTAATTAATCAGCTTCAAAAGAAAAAGATAAAAATCGATGATCCTCTTGACATAATAGAATTACTTAGTAAAAAAGAGACAGAAGAAGAGGCTATTGATTATGTCCGAGAAACTATCGAAGAGGTAGCAGGTAAGAAGGGTATAGAGCTCTTACGTGTAACTATTCATCCTTCATAGAAATTAGTCATATAGCTACATGTAAGCAAGAACAGGGAATCAACCATTAATCCATTTTTTGATTCCCGTTCCCTTTCAGAAAAACAATGGGAATACGTAATCAAACACTGTAAAAGCGTTCATTCTTTCTAGTAGATTTCTCTCTCATTCATAGTCCTTTAAACCTTCCTGAATAGACATTTCTCTTAGTATTTCAGCATATTTTGCTAAAGAATAGTATAATAGCTCGGACAAGCTC from Niallia sp. FSL W8-0635 carries:
- a CDS encoding WYL domain-containing protein; amino-acid sequence: MIKQLEKAWNEKRPIEIIYVKKDGSISQRTVLVYGVTPTYIRAYCLRKKQPRIFKVDSILAASFELKTAKLYA